ATAAAAATCCTCTCGGAAACCGAGAGGGAAATTACCGTAAGCAAAGCCTAGTCTTGCACGCAACGGACGGAGAACGCATTTTCCTTACCATAGCTGTTGAAGTCCACATGGCTGTTCCCAAGTATAGCCCCCGCGTACACGTAGTCGGCATCCTCGCTACCGTACTCAGTAGAACTCCAGAAGTCGGCGAAAGAGCCGACATAGTCGAATTCTCCTAAATAGGATCCAGCAGGGAGTGCAGAAAAACCGTAGGCATCAGTTGCATTAGGCCAGTTCACGACGCCCTTTGCGAGCATCGCGTTGGGGTTGTTTTCCATAGCAGAATAGAGAGTTTTCCATTCGTCACTGCTGGGCAAATGCCAGCCTTCAGGGCATATTCCACGAATCGGTTCAAGAAAACTTTTTCATAAGCGGGTCTCTTTTTCACCTACAATTTAAATTATTACGGCAAAAAAGGGAGATGCCCGCCTTCGCGGGCATGACAACTTCAAGGCCCTTCGGCATGGTTCGGCAGGCTCACCAACCGTGCTCAGGGGCCCTATTTCAGTTGGCGATCTTGTGGATTACTTTTTTTGGACAGCGGTGTCGGCGGGGGTGGCTACGGCTTTCGCGGCGTCCTTCGCAGCCTTGATTTCGGCAATCTTCACGATTTCGTCCCATTCGCTCTTGTCGCCGGTGTACAGGAGCATGGCACCCTTGTATTCCGTCACGATTTTTGCAGCGGTAGCGGTATCGCCCTTGTCGAGAGCGGCGTTGGCATCAGAG
The uncultured Fibrobacter sp. genome window above contains:
- a CDS encoding FISUMP domain-containing protein; translation: MRGICPEGWHLPSSDEWKTLYSAMENNPNAMLAKGVVNWPNATDAYGFSALPAGSYLGEFDYVGSFADFWSSTEYGSEDADYVYAGAILGNSHVDFNSYGKENAFSVRCVQD